A genomic window from Yarrowia lipolytica chromosome 1D, complete sequence includes:
- a CDS encoding uncharacterized protein (Compare to YALI0D07700g, similar to Saccharomyces cerevisiae DYN2 (YDR424C); ancestral locus Anc_5.532, highly similar to uniprot|Q15701 Caenorhabditis elegans DNCL1 Dynein light chain protein 1 cytoplasmic), with the protein MSDKAPIPEKKAVIKSVDMADDMQRIIIDLTMQALDKYSIEKDIAAYVKKELDQRFGVTWHCIVGRSFGSYVTHETKHFIYFYVGQIAILVFKTS; encoded by the exons ATGTCTGACAAAGCTCCTATtcccgagaagaagg CCGTTATCAAGTCGGTTGACATG GCTGATGACATGCAGCGAATAATCATCGACTTGA CCATGCAAGCATTGGACAAATACAGCATCGAGAAGGACATTGCTGCTTAtgtgaagaaggag CTCGATCAACGCTTCGGCGTCACTTGGCACTGCATTGTAGGTCGAAGTTTCGGATCCTACGTGACCCACGAGACCAAACACTTTATCTACTTCTACGTGGGCCAGATTGCCATTCTTGTGTTCAAGACGTCGTAG
- a CDS encoding uncharacterized protein (Compare to YALI0D07722g, ancestral locus Anc_5.531, similar to uniprot|Q86Z93 Gibberella moniliformis KLP7 Kinesin) — MQKRSRSPANAPDRRTRPRPASALASTLSAGRHTKSSLPPLRSAASSGNLASHTSARARAMPSGNVKVVVRVRPFVKREREAGAENLISMNDNSTTIKPPSGAATNPRNPTEPKTFTFDRSFDSHDPSSKLFAAQNTVYDEIGAEMLQHNFEGYNSCIFAYGQTGSGKSYTMMGTPDDLGLIPRTCEQLFKQIDEMASADVSVTVRVSYLEIYNERVQDLLRPQKKQVGPGSHNSSSLRLREAKDTGPYVEGLSDFPVESYQDVKKYLELGNANRVTAATKMNDASSRSHAVFTLEVKQVLFDQEHDTTEEKTSRIRLVDLAGSERATSTGNTGQMLREGGQINKSLTTLGRVISILAESSSRNSAAVTPFRDSTLTWLLKENLGGNSKTVMVACISPTDYSETLSTLRYADQAKRIRTQAVKNQDILSAAQRDLQIEEMQERINELQNKVSEQSSRPDQSLQSTAEFQKIRNAVKLFQDRAKHEESKRKAQVLELEALRRHNKLLTGHINDMAVQSPSSSSETADKDMYASLVMEQDSIRKDLADLGQLVKEDVSKYERLLA; from the coding sequence ATGCAAAAACGAAGCCGATCGCCAGCCAACGCCCCAGACCGACGCACCCGGCCTCGTCCGGCTTCTGCCCTCGCCTCCACGCTCTCTGCAGGCCGGCACACAAAGTCGTCTCTTCCACCCCTGAGAAGCGCCGCCTCCTCTGGTAACCTGGCTTCTCACACTTCGGCAAGGGCAAGAGCGATGCCGTCAGGCAACGTCAAGGTTGTGGTTCGAGTGCGGCCGTTTGTGAAACGAGAACGGGAAGCCGGAGCTGAAAACCTCATCTCCATGAACGACAACAGTACCACGATCAAACCTCCTTCTGGGGCGGCTACCAATCCCAGAAACCCCACGGAGCCCAAGACTTTCACGTTCGACCGTTCGTTCGACTCGCACGATCCGTCATCGAAGCTATTTGCTGCCCAAAACACCGTCTACGATGAGATCGGAGCGGAAATGCTGCAACATAACTTTGAGGGCTACAACTCGTGCATTTTTGCCTACGGCCAGACAGGCAGTGGCAAATCGTACACCATGATGGGCACCCCTGATGACCTTGGACTCATTCCGCGCACGTGTGAGCAGCTGTTCAAGCAGATTGACGAAATGGCCTCTGCGGACGTATCTGTAACAGTCAGAGTGTCTTACTTGGAGATCTACAACGAACGAGTCCAAGATTTGTTGAGGCCCCAGAAAAAACAAGTGGGACCCGGTAGCCACAACAGCTCGTCTCTGAGACTGAGAGAAGCTAAAGATACAGGTCCATATGTCGAAGGTCTGTCAGACTTTCCCGTGGAATCATACCAAGATGTCAAAAAGTACTTGGAGCTCGGAAATGCTAACCGAGTAACTGCCGCAACTAAGATGAACGATGCCTCGTCTCGTTCTCACGCTGTTTTCACGCTGGAAGTGAAACAGGTGCTGTTCGACCAGGAACATGATACCACAGAAGAAAAAACTTCGAGAATCCGATTAGTGGATCTCGCTGGCTCGGAAAGAGCTACATCTACGGGAAACACTGGCCAGATGCTTCGAGAGGGAGGCCAGATCAACAAGTCTCTCACTACCCTGGGTCGAGTTATCAGCATTCTGGcagagagcagcagccgaAACAGTGCAGCAGTCACGCCTTTCAGAGACTCGACGCTGACCTggctgctcaaggagaacctCGGCGGTAACTCCAAGACGGTAATGGTGGCCTGTATATCTCCTACAGACTACTCCGAAACGCTGTCGACTCTACGGTATGCTGACCAGGCTAAACGAATCAGAACTCAGGCGGTCAAGAACCAGGACATTCTAAGCGCCGCCCAGAGAGACCTTCAGATTGAGGAGATGCAAGAACGGATCAATGAGCTGCAAAACAAGGTATCTGAGCagtcttctcgtccagaCCAGTCTTTACAATCCACTGCAGAGTTTCAGAAGATTAGAAATGCCGTGAAGCTGTTCCAGGATCGAGCAAAGCACGAGGAGAGCAAACGAAAGGCCCAAGTACTTGAACTAGAGGCACTGAGAAGGCATAATAAGCTGTTGACCGGTCATATCAACGACATGGCAGTGCAATCgccgtcttcttcgtcagAAACTGCAGATAAAGACATGTATGCGTCTCTGGTGATGGAGCAGGACTCCATTCGGAAGGATCTGGCTGATCTGGGccagctggtcaaggaggatgtCAGCAAGTATGAGCGGTTGTTAGCTTGA
- a CDS encoding uncharacterized protein (Compare to YALI0D07766g, weakly similar to uniprot|P53903 Saccharomyces cerevisiae YNL149c, similar to Saccharomyces cerevisiae PGA2 (YNL149C); ancestral locus Anc_2.121) yields the protein MLNQITFFNNYTTTDYIRFLIIVAGYILLRPRIMGMVKNYQTKQMIKREREELEKTRAARAKGELEEPEDEKVASSIASGSGSGWGTAARSRANKQKKVLQSAIDKQEEMELVNESDEEIADLLVPEEEAHIFDKKE from the coding sequence ATGCTCAACCAAATCACATTTTTCAACAACTACACGACCACAGACTACATCCGGTTCCTCATCATTGTGGCCGGCTACATTCTTCTGCGACCGCGGATCATGGGAATGGTGAAGAACTACCAGACCAAGCAGATGATCAAGCGGGAGcgagaagagctggagaagacgcGAGCTGCCCGAGCCAAGGGCGAGCTCGAGGAACCTGAAGATGAGAAGGTGGCCTCCAGTATCGCCTCTGGATCCGGATCTGGCTGGGGAACCGCTGCTCGATCCCGAGccaacaagcagaagaaggtgctCCAGTCTGCCATCGacaagcaggaggagatggagctggTCAACGAGAgtgacgaggagattgccgaTTTGTTGGttcccgaggaggaagcCCACATTttcgacaagaaggagtaA
- a CDS encoding uncharacterized protein (Compare to YALI0D07744g, weakly similar to uniprot|Q9P5L6 Neurospora crassa Related to AP-1-like transcription factor), with protein sequence MVKRKFEDEDQTLREGQSGFATMNNNSYWKQEGESENGTLEDDGVDVTKVAQAAQAAGAVEADADADESTDSAQHGCRAGGAEPEEPQQVVQTGEAEVDASLLPLRVNNRGRPLQTTKRAAQNRAAQRAFRQRKEQYIKELESEVKESKESLDELEKNYHQLREYAIKLSYRLSKDGDLPEPPACIANDVAQSS encoded by the exons ATGGTGAAGCGAAAATTTGAAGACGAGGACCAGACCTTGCGAGAGGGCCAGAGCGGCTTTGCTACT ATGAACAACAACTCGTACTGGAAACAAGAGGGCGAGAGTGAGAACGGCactctggaggacgacggAGTGGATGTGACCAAGGTGGCCCAGGCCGCCCAGGCTGCCGGAGCTGTTGAGGCCGATGCTGACGCCGACGAGTCCACCGATTCGGCCCAACATGGCTGCCGT gctggaggagccgagCCCGAGGAGCCCCAGCAGGTGGTTCAGACCGGAGAGGCCGAGGTGGACGCCTCCCTGCTGCCTCTGAGGGTCAATAACCGAGGCCGGCCTCTGCAGACCACCAAGAGAGCGGCCCAGAACCGAGCTGCCCAGAGAGCGTTCCGGCAGCGAAAGGAGCAGtacatcaaggagctggagtccgaggtcaaggagtccaaggagtCGCTGGACGAACTGGAAAAGAACTACCATCAACTGCGGGAGTACGCCATTAAGCTGTCCTACCGGCTGAGCAAGGATGGTGACCTTCCCGAGCCTCCGGCTTGTATTGCCAATGATGTGGCTCAGTCGTCGTAG
- a CDS encoding uncharacterized protein (Compare to YALI0D07678g, similar to Saccharomyces cerevisiae SNX41 (YDR425W); ancestral locus Anc_5.533, weakly similar to uniprot|Q07528 Saccharomyces cerevisiae Chromosome IV reading frame ORF YDL113C) codes for MSDFEDNNPFAGADRRDSVSSDATDDGPSASFLATNTTNDFGGASFMAGGGSFYGAASQIGGLGGMGMSAYDPESALANPFDDGSNSFSATPTASITNQNDTAHEATNERTTTASQSNIPPIEIIEANKNHEGTSRGFITYTIRVGDVSVRRRYSEFESLRTTLTRMFPTLIVPPIPEKHSITDYAVAPTKAREDKDMIEHRQRMLQVFLNRCRNLPQISNCIVFQRFLDPHASWSEVLNSPPVSTLPRYSLRAPPVDPSNNVTEAHSYLPIPSANGVVRNRGGDEEGKQEAFFAEAEKTAKEYEAVIGGGLEKVARRILKRYTDIAGDYAELGGRFNALSLEESDSRMAATVEKVGQAIDSNYLATNHLVRELGRQFGEPLAESAQFSGVVRSVLKYRKQKALQLELTSDSLEAKRVTLASLESAEADSQRINDALGRTRSNNGPSTTNSGEQPSASPAPKKSSGFKIPGLSSLNSAFNNMMDADPEASRRQGIGKTREQIGQLEQALEVAQKDIVVANESVEKDLERFRAEREADLKCMIRAFLKCHIDWAKQNLDTWQSAQAEVESM; via the coding sequence atgtccGATTTCGAAGACAACAACCCGTTTGCGGGCGCAGATCGCCGGGACTCGGTGTCTTCTGACGCTACCGACGACGGCCCCAGCGCCAGCTTTCTcgccacaaacacaaccaatGATTTTGGAGGCGCCTCCTTCATGGCGGGAGGGGGCTCCTTCTACGGAGCAGCTTCGCAGATAGGAGGACTTGGGGGCATGGGAATGAGCGCCTACGACCCCGAGTCTGCCCTTGCCAATCCGTTTGACGATGGCTCCAACAGCTTTTCTGCCACCCCTACTGCCTCCATTACTAACCAGAACGACACCGCCCATGAAGCGACCAACGAGAGGACAACAACCGCCAGCCAATCTAACATTCCACCAATTGAAATCATTGAGGCCAACAAGAACCATGAAGGCACTTCCAGGGGATTCATTACCTACACCATccgagttggagatgtaTCTGTGCGAAGACGATACTCCGAGTTTGAGTCGCTCCGAACGACCCTCACCCGCATGTTCCCCACGCTCATCGTGCCGCCCATTCCTGAGAAACACAGCATTACAGACTACGCCGTGGCCCCCACCAAGGCCCGCGAAGACAAGGACATGATTGAGCACCGACAACGCATGCTACAGGTGTTTCTCAACCGATGTCGCAACCTACCCCAGATCAGCAATTGCATTGTTTTTCAGCGGTTTTTGGATCCCCACGCCTCGTGGTCTGAGGTGCTGAACTCCCCTCCTGTCTCTACTCTCCCCCGTTACTCCCTTCGAGCACCACCAGTGGACCCTTCCAACAATGTCACAGAGGCCCACAGCTATCTGCCTATCCCTTCTGCCAATGGAGTAGTCCGAAACCGAGGTGGGGACGAAGAGGGAAAACAAGAGGCGTTTTTTGCCGAAGCAGAAAAGACGGCCAAGGAATACGAGGCTGtgattggaggaggactcgAAAAAGTGGCCCGCAGAATCCTCAAACGATATACAGACATTGCGGGAGATTATGCCGAGCTTGGAGGCCGTTTCAATGCTCTTTCGCTCGAAGAGTCTGACTCTCGTATGGCTGCCACGGTCGAGAAAGTCGGTCAGGCCATTGATTCCAATTACCTGGCCACCAACCATCTCGTTCGAGAGTTGGGCCGACAGTTCGGAGAACCTCTTGCTGAGTCAGCTCAGTTTTCGGGCGTGGTTCGGTCTGTTCTCAAGTACCGAAAGCAGAAGGCTCTTCAGTTGGAGTTGACCTCCGACTCGCTCGAAGCCAAACGTGTGACTCTGGCGTCTCTGGAGTCTGCAGAGGCCGATTCCCAGCGAATCAACGACGCTCTTGGCCGAACACGGTCGAACAATGGCCCTTCTACAACTAATTCTGGGGAACAGCCCTCTGCCTCGCCAGCTCCCAAAAAGTCTTCAGGCTTCAAAATCCCTGGtctttcttctctcaacaGTGCATTTAACAACATGATGGATGCCGATCCGGAGGCCTCCAGACGCCAGGGCATTGGAAAGACACGGGAGCAAATTGGACAGCTGGAGCAGGCTCTCGAGGTTGCCCAGAAGGACATTGTTGTGGCCAACGAgagtgtggagaaggatCTGGAGCGGTTCCGGGCCGAGCGAGAGGCCGATCTCAAGTGCATGATTCGAGCTTTCCTGAAATGCCACATTGACTGGGCTAAGCAGAACCTCGACACCTGGCAGAGTGCCCAAGCAGAGGTGGAAAGCATGTAG